From the genome of Virgibacillus proomii, one region includes:
- a CDS encoding YrhC family protein: MIDEKQKQLEEKYIDYQRFVGALLILASYLFLGAMIYTYIRPSDDGKWLIGLTLLALAVGFWFTYKQRRIKKTMDEKR, translated from the coding sequence GTGATAGATGAAAAACAGAAGCAATTGGAAGAAAAATATATAGATTATCAACGATTTGTAGGGGCATTGTTAATTTTAGCAAGTTATTTATTTTTAGGTGCGATGATTTATACGTATATTCGTCCTTCTGATGATGGAAAGTGGCTTATAGGTTTAACACTACTTGCGTTAGCGGTAGGTTTTTGGTTTACTTATAAACAACGACGAATTAAAAAAACAATGGATGAGAAGCGCTAA
- a CDS encoding YrrS family protein → MEDFDRVSRVDKFEKRRKNSKSISILVVIGVVLLVFLLGFWLFGGKDDEAAKDKNNNAASQSEENNSEQDGDEERDQFTRIEEKEEQASDQDANQKQQDKEGETSETNAAVETEQVQPSDDNVIEAYIGDWQPIGTEQSGTHTTDYNDGSQDRKEIAKAVSDVTGLQEQSMVTHWVGNGGEQKVEATVSNANNSQIYRVYLTWIDERGWKPTKVEKLKQVMIN, encoded by the coding sequence ATGGAAGATTTTGATAGAGTTTCCCGAGTCGATAAATTTGAAAAACGTAGAAAAAACTCAAAATCGATTTCAATTTTAGTTGTGATAGGTGTGGTCTTACTTGTTTTTCTGCTAGGTTTTTGGTTATTTGGCGGCAAGGATGATGAAGCTGCTAAAGATAAGAACAATAACGCTGCTTCTCAATCTGAAGAAAACAATTCAGAACAAGATGGTGATGAAGAACGAGACCAATTTACTAGAATTGAAGAGAAGGAAGAACAAGCATCTGATCAAGACGCAAATCAAAAACAACAGGACAAAGAAGGAGAAACGTCTGAAACTAATGCAGCAGTGGAAACTGAACAGGTACAGCCTTCTGATGACAATGTAATCGAAGCCTATATTGGAGATTGGCAACCCATTGGTACGGAGCAGTCAGGAACACATACAACTGATTACAATGATGGCTCGCAAGATAGAAAGGAAATAGCAAAAGCGGTTTCTGATGTAACAGGTTTACAGGAACAGTCAATGGTTACTCATTGGGTAGGTAATGGAGGAGAGCAGAAGGTAGAAGCGACTGTATCGAATGCAAATAACTCACAAATTTACCGAGTTTATTTAACCTGGATAGATGAACGAGGTTGGAAACCAACAAAAGTAGAAAAACTAAAGCAAGTGATGATAAACTAA
- a CDS encoding matrixin family metalloprotease encodes MSKRTLSKILLLTITFVIIVNGHFINSSNAQAQSEYIVDFSGVSAPILVNVRTAPSDTARIVDQIYPNTRVQFSGWTTGSSFYDYWTNAPDNRWFFYERNGVKYYVSSAFINGNPPDVNQPTQPNRALVSYNVRITTDIPALIQAYENAIRNWNNTGVVWLSQSQNAPITLGEGYARGYDGYGWWQSYGSNVTGGTVIQWNRVNQRSASYLEALATHEIGHVLKLNHRSDYSIMNNYWLIRITKPTENDINDLRRIYSR; translated from the coding sequence ATGTCAAAGAGAACTTTAAGTAAAATATTATTACTCACCATAACGTTTGTTATTATTGTAAACGGTCATTTTATAAATTCGTCAAATGCGCAAGCTCAATCAGAATACATCGTTGATTTTAGCGGGGTATCCGCCCCGATCCTGGTAAATGTCCGGACTGCGCCGTCAGATACTGCGCGTATCGTTGACCAGATATATCCAAATACGCGTGTACAGTTTTCTGGCTGGACGACAGGTAGCTCGTTTTATGACTACTGGACAAACGCACCTGATAACAGATGGTTTTTTTATGAGAGAAATGGTGTAAAGTATTATGTTTCATCAGCTTTTATTAATGGAAACCCACCGGATGTCAATCAACCAACTCAACCAAATCGAGCATTGGTTTCGTATAATGTAAGAATTACCACAGATATTCCAGCTCTTATACAGGCGTATGAAAATGCTATACGAAACTGGAATAATACCGGTGTTGTTTGGTTGTCACAATCACAAAATGCCCCTATAACTTTAGGGGAAGGTTATGCCAGAGGTTATGATGGATATGGATGGTGGCAATCCTATGGTTCAAATGTTACAGGTGGTACAGTCATTCAATGGAATAGAGTAAACCAAAGAAGCGCTTCTTATTTAGAAGCTCTAGCTACTCATGAAATTGGACATGTATTAAAACTGAACCATAGGTCAGATTATTCTATAATGAATAACTATTGGTTAATCAGAATTACAAAGCCAACCGAAAACGACATTAATGACCTCAGAAGGATTTATAGTCGATAA
- the mtnN gene encoding 5'-methylthioadenosine/S-adenosylhomocysteine nucleosidase: protein MTIGIIGAMDEEVALLKEKMNDKEELEVANCLFVQGNLFNKQVVLLKSGIGKVNAAMATTILHERFSPEYVINTGSAGGFAEDLEVGDVVISTQVVHHDVDATAFDYAYGQVPKMPAMYDADIRLVAKAANVIKEMNIAYKEGVIATGDSFMADPDRVAFVRKKFPTMIAAEMEAAAIAQVCYQYGTPFVIIRALSDIAGKESSISFDRFLQTAATNAANMIIKFIRTN from the coding sequence ATGACGATAGGAATTATTGGAGCAATGGATGAGGAAGTAGCTTTATTAAAGGAGAAGATGAATGACAAAGAGGAACTTGAAGTAGCAAATTGCTTATTCGTTCAAGGTAACTTATTTAATAAACAAGTAGTTTTGTTAAAATCAGGTATTGGTAAAGTAAATGCTGCAATGGCAACAACTATTTTACATGAACGTTTTTCACCTGAATATGTGATTAATACCGGATCGGCAGGTGGATTTGCTGAGGATTTAGAAGTAGGAGATGTAGTTATTTCCACTCAAGTAGTGCATCATGATGTGGACGCGACAGCCTTTGATTACGCCTATGGTCAAGTACCAAAAATGCCAGCTATGTATGATGCTGACATAAGATTAGTGGCAAAGGCTGCTAACGTAATTAAAGAGATGAATATCGCTTATAAAGAGGGGGTTATAGCTACTGGTGACTCATTTATGGCTGATCCAGACCGTGTAGCATTTGTAAGGAAAAAATTTCCGACCATGATTGCTGCAGAAATGGAAGCTGCGGCTATTGCCCAAGTATGCTATCAATATGGTACACCATTTGTTATCATTCGAGCACTATCCGACATTGCGGGTAAAGAATCGTCCATTTCATTTGATAGATTTTTGCAAACAGCAGCAACGAATGCAGCAAATATGATTATAAAGTTTATCCGAACCAACTAG